A genomic stretch from Arachis stenosperma cultivar V10309 chromosome 3, arast.V10309.gnm1.PFL2, whole genome shotgun sequence includes:
- the LOC130967357 gene encoding probable DEAD-box ATP-dependent RNA helicase 48 → MWRSAISERQRAFSKLLFAFTVSRNMGGGPRTFPGGVNKWKWKRMHEKRARDKEKRLLEHEKQLYQARIRSHIRSHLAPDNSTATAATTHGPISPTDHIRALANRFMKEGAEDLWNNDDGPLTASSSSCSSPTRQQGSIEAPVDLRKLIQEKRNPNSMNSSGNFGQRRGYHSVSEVNSGVGSSKKLAPAGRRRFWRNDSTSSSESESEDENDSRVNNWDVRKMGSNASLRKHDLKRERRVMPKPYDEEADFTEQVELIKYEINKRKLKQKEMEEYRVEDQESILTQSRFDECGISPLTVKALSSAGYIHLTRVQEASLSVCLEGKDALVKAKTGTGKSAAFLLPAIETVLKAMNSKSRQNVPPIFVLILCPTRELASQIAAEAKALLKYQDGIGVQTLVGGVRFKVDQKRLESDPCQILVATPGRLLDHIENKSGLSVRLMSLQMLVLDEADHLLDLGFRKDVEKIVDCVPRQRQSLMFSATIPKEVRRVSQLVLKREHAYIDTVGMGCLETPVKVKQSFLIAPQESHFQIVHHILKEHVMQTPDYKVIIFCVAGMVTSLMYQLLREMKINVRELHSRKPQLYRTRISDEFRESKQLILVSSDVSSRGMNYPDVTLVIQVGIPSDREQYIHRLGRTGREGKEGEGILLIAPWEEYFLDEIKDLPLERFPFPDIDPQTKLKIEHSMGKIDSDVKEAAYHAWLGYYNSIREIGREKSTIAELANRFSASIGLQRPPALFRKTALKMGLKDIPGIRIRR, encoded by the exons ATGTGGCGGTCGGCGATTTCAGAACGACAAAGGGCATTCTCGAAGCTTCTATTCGCCTTCACAGTGTCCCGCAACATGGGCGGCGGCCCTCGAACCTTCCCCGGCGGCGTCAACAAGTGGAAGTGGAAGCGCATGCACGAGAAGCGCGCCCGTGACAAAGAGAAGAGACTTCTCGAACATGAGAAACAGCTCTATCAGGCTCGCATTCGCTCCCACATACGCTCCCACCTCGCACCCGACAACTCAACCGCCACCGCCGCCACCACCCACGGCCCTATCTCCCCCACTGACCACATTAGGGCCCTCGCCAACCGCTTCATGAAGGAAGGAGCTGAAGATCTCTGGAACAACGACGACGGTCCCCTAAcggcttcttcttcttcttgttcttctccCACGCGGCAGCAAGGTTCGATTGAGGCGCCGGTGGATTTGCGGAAGCTGATACAAGAGAAACGGAACCCCAATTCAATGAATTCGAGTGGGAATTTCGGTCAGAGGAGGGGTTACCATTCTGTTTCTGAGGTGAATTCCGGTGTTGGTAGCAGTAAGAAACTTGCGCCTGCTGGGAGGAGAAGATTTTGGAGGAACGATAGTACTTCTTCGAGTGAGAGTGAATCCGAGGATGAGAACGATTCGAGGGTTAATAATTGGGATGTTAGGAAGATGGGTAGTAAtgcttctttgaggaagcatgaTTTGAAGAGGGAGAGGAGAGTGATGCCAAAACCATATGATGAAGAGGCTGATTTTACAGAACAGGTTGAGCTGATTAAGTATGAGATTAACAAGAGGAAGTTGAAACAGAAGGAAATGGAAGAGTACAGGGTTGAGGACCAAGAATCCATCCTAACCCAATCAAG ATTTGATGAGTGCGGTATATCGCCATTGACAGTCAAGGCTCTCTCTTCAGCTGGTTATATCCACCTGACCCGGGTGCAAGAGGCAAGCCTTTCTGTTTGCCTTGAGG GTAAGGATGCTCTGGTCAAAGCTAAAACTGGCACGGGAAAAAGTGCAGCATTTTTG CTTCCTGCCATTGAAACAGTTTTGAAAGCTATGAATAGCAAGTCGCGTCAAAATGTGCCACCTATATTTGTTCTTATTCTCTGCCCTACCAGAGAACTTGCCAGTCAAATTGCTGCTGAAGCAAAGGCTTTGCTCAAGTATCAAGATGGCATTGGTGTACAAACTCTCGTAGGAGGGGTGCGATTTAAAGTTGACCAAAAGCGTCTTGAATCCGATCCATGCCAG ATACTTGTTGCTACCCCTGGTAGGTTGCTAGATCATATTGAGAATAAGTCTGGACTATCTGTGCGATTGATGAGCTTGCAGATGCTTGTACTTGATGAAGCTGATCATTTACTGGACCTTGGATTTCGAAAGGACGTAGAAAAGATTGTTGACTGTGTGCCTCGTCAGAGGCAATCCTTGATGTTTTCTGCAACCATCCCAAAGGAG GTCCGCCGTGTATCTCAACTTGTTTTGAAAAGGGAACATGCATACATTGATACAGTTGGTATGGGTTGTCTGGAAACTCCAGTGAAG GTCAAGCAATCTTTTCTTATTGCTCCACAGGAATCACATTTTCAAATAGTACACCATATTTTAAAGGAGCATGTCATGCAAACACCTGATTATAAG GTTATTATTTTCTGTGTTGCTGGAATGGTAACATCACTTATGTATCAACTTCTCCGTGAAATGAAAATTAACGTGAGGGAGCTACACTCTCGAAAACCCCAACTGTATCGAACTCGCATATCAGATGAGTTTCGGGAATCCAAACAACTGATTCTTGTCTCATCTGATGTTTCATCTCGTGGAATGAATTATCCCGATGTTACTTTAGTCATACAG GTGGGTATTCCTTCTGATCGTGAACAATATATACATCGTCTTGGAAGAACTGGACGGGAAGGCAAAGAAGGGGAAGGCATATTGTTGATTGCTCCATGGGAAGAATATTTTTTAGATGAaatcaaggatcttcctctagAGAGATTCCCTTTTCCAGATATAGATCCACAGACAAAGCTTAAG ATAGAACATTCCATGGGAAAGATAGACAGTGACGTCAAAGAAGCCGCATATCATGCTTGGCTGGGTTATTACAACTCAATTAGGGAAATTGGAAGGGAGAAGTCCACCATAGCTGAGCTTGCAAACCGGTTTTCTGCATCAATTGGTTTACAGAGGCCTCCTGCGCTCTTTCGAAAGACTGCTTTAAAGATGGGTTTGAAAGACATTCCTGGCATTAGAATTCGTAGATAA